Proteins encoded by one window of Pseudostreptobacillus hongkongensis:
- a CDS encoding M42 family metallopeptidase — translation MNTLEYIKKLTSIPSPTGYTEEIMEYIMNEIKGFGYSPFKTNKGGVIVTVRGKNDEKHRLVTAHLDTLGAMVRAIKSDGRVKMDLIGGFTYVSIEGENCIVHVSKNGKKVEGTILAHQTSVHVYRNAGTIERNQENMEIRLDEKVRTAEQTRALGIEVGDFISFDPRTIITENGFIKSRHLDDKISASIMLNLLKEYKEKGIELPYTTHFYFSNNEEIGYGGNSNISEKVVEYLAVDMGAMGDEQQTDEYTVSICVKDASGPYHYEFRQHLVNLANQNDIDYKLDIYPYYGSDASAAMRSGADVKHALIGAGVESSHSYERSHIDSINATEKLVYKYLLSNLVK, via the coding sequence ATGAATACATTAGAATATATCAAAAAATTAACATCTATTCCATCGCCAACAGGTTATACTGAAGAGATTATGGAATATATAATGAATGAAATAAAAGGATTTGGATACAGTCCATTTAAAACTAATAAAGGTGGAGTTATAGTTACAGTTAGAGGAAAGAATGATGAAAAACATAGACTTGTTACAGCACATTTAGATACACTTGGAGCTATGGTTCGTGCTATTAAATCTGATGGTAGAGTTAAAATGGACTTAATAGGCGGATTTACATATGTATCTATTGAAGGTGAAAATTGTATAGTTCATGTTTCAAAAAATGGTAAAAAAGTAGAAGGAACTATACTTGCTCATCAAACTAGTGTTCATGTTTATAGAAATGCTGGAACTATTGAAAGAAATCAGGAAAATATGGAGATCAGACTTGATGAAAAAGTAAGAACAGCAGAGCAAACGAGAGCATTAGGTATAGAAGTTGGAGATTTTATATCATTTGATCCAAGGACTATAATAACTGAAAATGGTTTTATTAAAAGTAGACATTTAGATGATAAAATAAGTGCATCTATTATGTTAAATTTATTAAAAGAGTATAAAGAAAAAGGAATAGAATTACCTTATACAACACATTTCTATTTCTCAAATAATGAAGAAATAGGATATGGTGGAAATTCAAATATATCAGAAAAAGTTGTTGAATACTTAGCAGTAGATATGGGAGCTATGGGAGATGAACAACAAACAGATGAATATACAGTATCAATTTGTGTTAAAGATGCATCAGGTCCTTATCATTATGAATTTAGACAACATTTAGTAAATCTTGCAAATCAAAATGATATAGATTATAAGCTGGATATATACCCATATTATGGTAGCGATGCATCTGCAGCAATGAGATCTGGAGCTGATGTTAAACATGCGTTAATAGGAGCAGGAGTTGAATCAAGTCATTCTTATGAAAGATCTCATATAGATTCTATAAATGCGACTGAAAAATTAGTATATAAATATTTATTAAGTAATTTAGTTAAATAA
- a CDS encoding thiamine diphosphokinase encodes MKYAIFLNGVYPEFNMKHFEILKDRIIYCADGGANVLYKYKLMPKMILGDLDSVKTEVLKYYEDKGVEIKKYSQDKDYTDFGIVLLHIYNQSDEYMHNRFEEQRDEFISELDIVVFGATGKRVDMTLSNLKLLEKNKNMKYITEVNEIVRYIDTDTTIENEKGKLFSIIPITNIEKLTLKGFRYNLENKDISRSIGLASNVIEDDKVSIEFKKGEMYIFLEI; translated from the coding sequence ATGAAGTATGCTATATTTTTAAATGGAGTATATCCAGAATTTAATATGAAACATTTTGAAATATTAAAAGATAGAATCATATATTGTGCTGATGGTGGAGCAAATGTATTGTATAAATATAAGCTAATGCCTAAGATGATATTAGGTGATTTAGATTCAGTAAAAACAGAAGTTTTGAAATATTATGAAGATAAGGGTGTAGAAATAAAAAAATATAGCCAAGATAAGGACTATACAGATTTTGGTATAGTCCTTCTTCATATATATAATCAAAGTGATGAATACATGCATAATAGATTTGAAGAACAAAGGGATGAGTTTATATCTGAACTTGATATAGTTGTATTTGGAGCTACAGGTAAAAGAGTTGATATGACACTTTCAAATCTTAAGTTATTAGAAAAAAACAAAAATATGAAATATATTACAGAAGTTAATGAAATAGTAAGGTATATAGATACAGATACCACTATAGAAAATGAAAAAGGTAAACTTTTTTCAATAATACCTATAACAAATATAGAAAAATTAACTTTAAAAGGATTTAGATATAACCTTGAAAATAAAGATATTTCAAGGTCTATAGGGCTTGCTAGTAATGTTATAGAAGATGATAAAGTAAGTATAGAATTTAAAAAAGGTGAAATGTATATTTTTTTAGAAATATAA
- the pheT gene encoding phenylalanine--tRNA ligase subunit beta, giving the protein MLISLNWLKEYIDLDENLDIKELENALTMIGQEVENIEKQGENLKKVLTAKIKELKMHPNSDHLTVCQVDNGTEVLQVVCGATNHKEGDIVAMAQIGAELDKEFVIKKGKIRGEESNGMLCSETELKVGPGNDGIIIFPEDTKLGIPLDEYYGLNDTVFELEITPNRPDCLSHIGIARELSAYYNKNLNIPKNDVEEKEKYDIDINIAEGTSNRYMARVIKNVKVGPSPKWLRDRLEAVGVRSINNLVDISNYVMLETNQPNHIFDLDKLEKPEISVGYVSNGESFVTLDEKTRELNNEDIVIRNNGKVIALAGVMGGLETEVTENTTNILIEVAHFDNLSVRKTSRKLALISESSYRFERRVNEENMNYVMDRISYLVQSIAGGTICNINDEYKVKLENKVTTLDIEKMNKFIGKVIEKDKVISLLERLEVEVKDMGDTLLLKAPYHRQDLINQFDYFEEIIRLVGFDNIENIMPKVTLSKKRLVDTTKYVTDVKIISASLGLREVINYSFIPKNSFEKIKFNIKEEELIELKNPIIEDFAVLRPTLMYSLLKNVRDNLNRSVQDIRFFEVSKRFTKKDVKEKKEKLVYLGEKEVNELETLAIVLSGSKEKSLWNPKPEKYDFFDLKGIIEALFNKLGFSKYQLRRSENPAYHPGRSADIFVGRELIGTFGNLHPDVEEKMDLENENVVYAEIFLDLLNKYISKNINYKGLSKFQSVPRDIAIVVKEDVLVGDMIKSIEKVDKIIEKVELFDIYRGIGIDSGKKSVAISILMRDENKTLEEQEITNVMDKILLKLEKEYNAELRK; this is encoded by the coding sequence ATGTTAATTTCATTAAATTGGTTAAAAGAATATATAGATCTTGACGAAAATTTAGATATTAAAGAACTTGAAAATGCTTTAACTATGATAGGTCAAGAAGTAGAAAACATTGAAAAACAAGGTGAAAATCTTAAAAAGGTTTTAACTGCAAAAATTAAAGAATTAAAAATGCATCCTAATTCTGATCATTTAACTGTATGTCAGGTAGATAATGGAACTGAAGTATTACAAGTAGTTTGTGGTGCAACTAATCATAAAGAAGGAGATATAGTTGCAATGGCACAAATAGGTGCAGAACTTGATAAAGAATTTGTGATTAAAAAAGGTAAGATAAGAGGAGAAGAGTCAAATGGAATGCTTTGTTCTGAAACAGAATTAAAAGTAGGTCCAGGAAATGATGGAATAATAATATTCCCAGAAGATACAAAATTAGGTATACCTTTAGATGAATATTATGGTTTAAATGATACTGTATTTGAACTTGAAATAACACCTAATAGACCCGATTGTCTTTCTCATATAGGTATAGCAAGAGAACTTTCAGCTTACTATAACAAAAACTTAAATATACCTAAAAATGACGTGGAAGAAAAAGAAAAATATGATATTGATATCAATATAGCTGAAGGTACATCAAATAGATATATGGCTCGTGTTATTAAAAATGTTAAAGTAGGTCCAAGTCCTAAATGGTTAAGAGATAGACTTGAAGCAGTTGGTGTAAGAAGTATAAATAATTTAGTAGATATATCTAATTATGTTATGCTTGAAACTAATCAACCTAACCATATATTTGATTTAGATAAATTAGAAAAGCCAGAAATTAGCGTTGGATATGTAAGTAATGGAGAAAGCTTTGTTACACTAGATGAAAAGACTAGAGAATTAAATAATGAAGATATAGTTATTAGAAATAATGGTAAAGTTATAGCTCTTGCAGGTGTTATGGGTGGACTTGAAACAGAAGTTACAGAAAATACAACAAATATTTTAATAGAAGTTGCTCATTTTGATAATTTATCTGTTAGAAAAACAAGTAGAAAATTAGCTTTAATTAGTGAATCTTCTTATAGATTTGAAAGACGTGTAAATGAAGAAAATATGAATTATGTAATGGATAGAATTTCATATCTTGTTCAGAGTATAGCTGGTGGAACTATTTGTAATATAAATGATGAGTATAAAGTTAAACTTGAAAATAAGGTTACAACTTTAGATATAGAAAAAATGAATAAATTTATAGGTAAAGTAATAGAAAAAGATAAGGTTATTTCTCTTTTAGAAAGATTAGAAGTAGAAGTTAAGGATATGGGAGATACACTTTTATTAAAAGCACCTTACCATAGACAAGATTTAATAAATCAATTTGATTACTTTGAAGAGATAATAAGACTTGTTGGATTTGATAATATAGAAAATATTATGCCTAAAGTTACTTTATCTAAAAAAAGATTAGTAGATACTACAAAATATGTAACAGATGTTAAGATTATAAGTGCAAGTTTAGGATTAAGAGAAGTAATCAACTATAGCTTTATTCCTAAAAATTCTTTTGAAAAGATTAAATTTAATATTAAAGAAGAAGAGTTAATAGAATTAAAAAATCCAATAATAGAAGATTTTGCAGTTCTTAGACCTACACTTATGTATTCTCTATTAAAAAATGTTAGAGATAATTTAAATAGAAGTGTACAAGATATTAGGTTCTTTGAAGTATCTAAGAGATTTACTAAAAAAGATGTTAAAGAAAAGAAAGAAAAACTAGTGTATTTAGGTGAAAAAGAAGTTAATGAACTTGAAACTTTAGCAATAGTATTAAGTGGTTCTAAAGAAAAAAGTTTATGGAATCCAAAACCAGAAAAATACGATTTCTTTGATTTGAAAGGAATAATAGAAGCCTTATTTAATAAACTAGGATTTAGTAAATATCAATTAAGAAGAAGTGAAAATCCTGCATATCATCCAGGAAGAAGTGCTGATATATTTGTAGGACGTGAATTAATAGGAACATTTGGTAATCTTCATCCTGACGTTGAAGAAAAAATGGATCTTGAAAATGAAAATGTAGTTTATGCTGAAATTTTCTTAGATTTATTAAATAAATATATCAGTAAGAATATTAATTATAAAGGTTTAAGTAAATTCCAATCAGTTCCAAGAGATATAGCTATAGTAGTAAAAGAAGATGTTCTTGTTGGAGATATGATAAAATCTATAGAAAAAGTGGATAAGATTATAGAAAAGGTTGAACTATTTGATATATATAGAGGAATAGGTATAGATTCAGGTAAGAAATCAGTAGCTATAAGTATACTTATGAGAGATGAAAACAAAACTCTTGAAGAACAAGAAATTACAAATGTAATGGATAAAATACTTTTAAAACTTGAAAAAGAATATAATGCAGAATTGAGGAAATAA
- a CDS encoding MmcQ/YjbR family DNA-binding protein yields MILLINLNEMFKDRDINIEKLKKYGFILDEDEYVYRKNILNNSFSLIVKIKDVVDYTVIDLENDEEYMPLKISSVVGEYVSNVRNACKEILEDISYKCYENKYFKNDITSKVIEYIKNKYDVDLEYTFKDNNLGVFRRKDNEKWFGILIALNGNKVDVSINKEVELINLKAKEEDVIRLIEKDGIYRAYHMNKKYWISCILDEKINIDEIFKLIDNSFELTGK; encoded by the coding sequence GTGATATTATTGATTAATTTAAATGAAATGTTTAAAGATAGGGATATAAATATAGAGAAATTAAAAAAATATGGATTTATACTGGATGAAGATGAATATGTATATAGAAAGAATATTCTTAATAATAGTTTTTCTTTAATTGTAAAAATAAAGGATGTTGTAGATTATACGGTTATAGATTTAGAAAATGATGAAGAGTATATGCCTTTAAAAATTTCTAGTGTAGTAGGAGAATATGTTTCTAATGTTAGAAATGCTTGTAAAGAAATTCTTGAAGATATTTCATATAAATGTTATGAAAATAAATATTTTAAAAATGATATTACATCTAAGGTTATAGAATATATAAAAAATAAATATGATGTTGATTTGGAATATACATTTAAAGATAATAATTTAGGTGTATTTAGAAGAAAAGACAATGAAAAATGGTTTGGAATATTGATAGCATTAAATGGAAATAAGGTTGATGTAAGTATAAATAAAGAAGTAGAGCTTATAAATCTTAAAGCAAAAGAAGAAGATGTTATTAGACTTATTGAAAAAGATGGTATATATAGAGCATATCATATGAATAAAAAATATTGGATAAGTTGTATTTTAGATGAAAAAATTAATATTGATGAAATTTTTAAATTAATAGATAATAGTTTTGAACTAACAGGGAAATAA
- a CDS encoding PhzF family phenazine biosynthesis protein — MTQYVLNVKDGLISVIPCVSLLEDEVMAKIARENGYPETTFVVRKSFGVYDLKVFTKEG; from the coding sequence ATGACACAATATGTATTGAATGTTAAAGACGGACTTATATCTGTTATACCTTGTGTAAGTTTACTGGAAGATGAAGTTATGGCTAAAATTGCAAGAGAAAATGGATATCCAGAAACTACTTTTGTTGTTAGAAAATCTTTTGGAGTTTATGATTTGAAAGTATTTACAAAAGAAGGATAG
- the pheS gene encoding phenylalanine--tRNA ligase subunit alpha produces MIDKLNKIKEEALKELEELSTTEDFNEIKVKYFGKKGAFTTIMKELGNVVAEKRKEMGQVANIIKNELQVKFDERNSLIKEAIKKKKIETETIDITLPGKVIEKSSLHPLTKTLIDIKEIVSEMGFDIVDGPEVEEVQLNFDALNIPKTHLSREITDTFYITDDVVLRTQTSPVQIRYMKEHKPPFKMISIGKVYRPDYDVSHTPMFHQIEGLMVGEDVSFANFKAMLESIVQRIFGSDRNVRFRPHFFPFTEPSAEMDVECGVCKGKGCRLCKHTGWLEILGSGMVNIKVLEAGDIDGNKYQGFAFGMGVERITMLKYGIDDLRAFFENDIRFLEQF; encoded by the coding sequence ATGATAGATAAGTTAAATAAGATAAAAGAAGAAGCTTTAAAAGAACTTGAAGAATTAAGCACCACTGAAGATTTTAATGAGATTAAAGTAAAATATTTTGGTAAAAAAGGGGCATTTACAACTATAATGAAAGAGTTGGGAAATGTTGTTGCAGAAAAAAGAAAAGAAATGGGACAGGTAGCTAATATTATTAAAAATGAGCTACAAGTTAAATTTGATGAAAGAAATAGTTTAATAAAAGAGGCTATTAAAAAGAAAAAAATAGAAACAGAAACTATAGATATAACATTACCAGGTAAGGTTATTGAAAAATCTAGTCTTCATCCTCTTACTAAAACTTTAATAGATATAAAAGAAATTGTTAGTGAAATGGGATTTGATATAGTTGATGGGCCTGAAGTAGAAGAAGTTCAATTAAATTTTGATGCATTAAATATACCTAAGACACATCTATCAAGAGAAATAACAGATACTTTCTATATCACAGATGATGTGGTATTAAGAACACAAACATCACCAGTGCAGATTAGATATATGAAAGAACATAAACCACCATTTAAAATGATATCAATAGGTAAGGTTTATAGACCAGATTATGATGTTTCTCATACACCTATGTTCCATCAAATTGAAGGTTTAATGGTAGGAGAAGATGTATCATTTGCTAATTTTAAAGCTATGCTTGAAAGTATAGTACAAAGAATATTTGGTAGTGATAGAAATGTAAGATTTAGACCTCACTTTTTCCCTTTTACAGAACCTAGTGCAGAAATGGACGTTGAATGTGGAGTATGTAAAGGTAAAGGGTGTAGATTATGTAAACATACTGGATGGTTAGAAATATTAGGATCTGGTATGGTTAATATAAAAGTACTTGAAGCAGGAGATATTGATGGTAATAAATATCAAGGATTTGCTTTTGGTATGGGTGTTGAAAGAATTACTATGCTTAAATATGGTATAGATGATTTAAGAGCATTCTTTGAAAATGATATTAGATTTTTAGAACAATTCTAG
- a CDS encoding steryl acetyl hydrolase, with product MVYDMQVFDFNKIEGMNQKAIIIMGDSVGGGLALGFSMYLRDNKIDVPNKLILLSP from the coding sequence ATGGTTTATGATATGCAAGTTTTTGATTTTAATAAAATAGAAGGAATGAATCAAAAAGCTATAATAATTATGGGTGATTCTGTAGGTGGAGGTCTAGCGTTAGGCTTTTCTATGTATTTAAGAGATAATAAAATAGATGTGCCAAATAAACTTATTCTTCTTTCACCTTGA
- a CDS encoding YfcE family phosphodiesterase, which yields MKILLTSDSHRDVDYLYNTIVKENPDMVIFAGDHSDDAIDISYGFDIPFYIVRGNCDYYDNTTKDIIELEIEEVGKILLTHGHLFSVKSTMNDIYKLGVEKNATFVVFGHTHIQHDSSFNGTRFINPGAIVNHEYAIYENGKILFKGGR from the coding sequence ATGAAGATATTATTAACATCAGATTCGCATAGAGATGTGGATTATTTATACAATACTATAGTAAAAGAAAATCCAGATATGGTTATTTTCGCTGGAGATCATAGTGATGATGCTATAGATATTAGTTATGGATTTGATATTCCTTTCTATATTGTAAGAGGTAATTGTGACTATTATGATAATACGACTAAGGATATCATAGAATTAGAAATAGAAGAAGTTGGTAAAATATTACTTACTCATGGTCATCTATTTTCTGTAAAATCTACTATGAATGATATATATAAATTAGGTGTAGAAAAAAATGCTACTTTTGTAGTTTTTGGACATACACATATTCAACATGATAGTAGTTTTAATGGGACACGGTTTATAAATCCTGGAGCCATAGTTAATCATGAATATGCAATTTATGAAAATGGTAAAATACTTTTTAAAGGAGGAAGATAG